One stretch of Stanieria cyanosphaera PCC 7437 DNA includes these proteins:
- a CDS encoding RHS repeat-associated core domain-containing protein: MDDNLIATIDPLGNKTQYVYDARGRLIKQIDALGNSTTYSYDRADNLVEVVDKNGNKTKYTYDELNREIARINPNGDKFKTNYDKVSNVISTTDELGRVTSFDYDGRNRLTTTTNAENGVAIFQYDDAGNLLAFSDELNRTTNYTYDALNRQVSVKDPLNHVTTSRYDSVGNLIAVSDDNHHTTEYGYDSLNRLKQVTNAEGNTVTTEYDSVGNVTAVTDELDRTTNFTYDERNLQTSISDPLGHTSTTEYDGVGNAIALLDPLGNKTNYAYDPLYRLTSQTDAQNRTTNYSYDPLGNLLSLTDPEENTTNYTYDENGNRTNPGYVTGENNQLLSDGKYNYEYDGEGNRTKKTSIVTGEVTEYEWDYRNRLTGVVTKDGSGNVIKQADYTYDVFDRRIAKSVDVDGNGVAEKVERFVYDGDNIALTFDGEGNQKERFFHGVGIDEILAQENQDGEVLWAISDNQGSVRDVVDGDGTVVNHITYDSFGKVTSETDSNVDFRFGYVGKELDPETGLRRNGKRYVEGDRFISEDPIGFAGGDSNLYRYVNNSPVNYVDPLGLFLLTPDNSNPTYVPMPVGGGGLRNTIPTPPPSGLPNSLPPVVNPSRENPFDPLQINPDQKSNPFFPNFSDLFEKPNDWFKRMREFIEDIREENDEKEKEQDRDNNSDSCGWGDRDKYLPPQNSSQNGDNNDESIIESTSTLAEASDAANQAADNVDNWTPKNKHLQSTTAKRAAKFNTDDVNDVRDIVQEALRSPDAQFFPNNTDGSVRVVTDLKRPIGTKGQTKVRVIIGNDGEIWNAFPVNTN; this comes from the coding sequence TTGGATGATAATTTAATTGCAACTATCGACCCTTTGGGTAATAAAACTCAGTACGTTTATGATGCCAGAGGTCGCTTGATTAAACAAATCGATGCTCTTGGCAATTCTACTACTTATTCTTATGACAGGGCAGATAATTTAGTTGAAGTAGTCGATAAAAATGGTAATAAAACCAAATACACCTACGATGAGCTTAATCGAGAGATTGCCAGAATAAATCCCAATGGAGATAAGTTTAAGACCAATTACGATAAGGTAAGCAATGTTATCTCCACTACCGATGAATTAGGTAGAGTTACCAGTTTCGATTACGATGGGCGAAACAGATTAACAACTACTACCAATGCTGAAAATGGAGTAGCTATCTTCCAATACGATGATGCTGGCAATCTACTTGCTTTTTCCGATGAGTTGAATCGTACTACTAATTACACTTATGATGCCCTCAACCGTCAGGTATCTGTAAAAGACCCTTTAAACCACGTTACTACTTCTCGATATGATTCTGTTGGTAATTTAATCGCCGTAAGTGATGACAATCATCATACTACTGAATATGGTTATGATTCTTTGAATAGGTTGAAGCAAGTAACTAATGCAGAAGGAAATACGGTAACGACTGAATATGATTCTGTGGGTAATGTAACTGCGGTAACTGATGAGTTAGATAGAACTACTAATTTTACTTACGACGAACGTAATCTACAAACATCGATTAGCGATCCTCTAGGACATACTTCTACTACAGAGTATGACGGGGTAGGAAATGCAATAGCCCTACTCGATCCTCTGGGTAATAAAACGAACTATGCTTACGATCCACTATACCGCTTAACATCTCAAACTGATGCCCAGAATCGTACTACGAATTATAGTTATGACCCTTTGGGTAATTTATTATCTCTAACTGACCCTGAAGAGAATACAACTAATTATACTTATGACGAGAATGGCAATAGAACTAATCCAGGTTATGTAACAGGTGAGAATAATCAGCTTCTTTCTGATGGCAAGTATAACTATGAGTATGACGGAGAAGGTAACAGAACTAAAAAGACATCTATTGTTACTGGTGAAGTAACTGAATATGAATGGGATTATCGTAATAGATTAACTGGAGTTGTAACCAAAGATGGTAGTGGTAATGTTATTAAACAAGCTGACTATACCTATGATGTCTTTGATAGAAGGATTGCTAAATCTGTTGATGTTGATGGTAATGGTGTAGCAGAGAAGGTAGAAAGGTTTGTCTATGATGGCGATAATATTGCCCTGACTTTTGATGGTGAGGGTAATCAGAAAGAGAGATTCTTCCACGGTGTCGGCATTGATGAAATATTAGCGCAGGAGAATCAAGACGGTGAAGTGCTTTGGGCGATAAGCGATAATCAGGGAAGTGTTAGAGATGTGGTTGATGGTGATGGTACTGTTGTTAATCACATTACTTATGATTCCTTTGGCAAGGTAACTTCGGAGACTGATAGTAATGTTGATTTCAGGTTTGGGTATGTCGGCAAAGAGTTAGACCCTGAGACTGGTTTACGACGTAATGGGAAAAGATATGTCGAGGGAGATAGGTTTATTTCCGAAGACCCAATTGGTTTTGCAGGTGGGGATAGTAATCTTTACAGGTATGTCAATAATAGTCCTGTTAACTATGTCGATCCTTTGGGACTATTCCTGCTTACCCCTGATAATTCAAATCCAACCTATGTTCCAATGCCAGTAGGTGGTGGAGGGTTACGTAACACTATTCCAACCCCTCCTCCAAGTGGTTTACCTAATAGTCTTCCACCAGTTGTAAATCCGTCTAGAGAAAATCCTTTCGATCCCCTGCAAATTAATCCCGACCAAAAGAGCAATCCCTTTTTTCCTAATTTTAGCGATTTATTCGAGAAACCTAATGATTGGTTTAAGAGAATGAGGGAATTTATTGAAGACATTAGAGAAGAAAACGACGAGAAGGAGAAAGAGCAAGATAGAGATAATAATTCCGATAGTTGCGGTTGGGGCGATCGGGATAAATATTTACCTCCTCAAAATAGTAGTCAGAATGGAGATAATAATGATGAAAGTATAATAGAAAGTACAAGTACATTAGCGGAAGCTTCTGATGCAGCAAATCAAGCAGCAGATAATGTTGATAATTGGACTCCCAAAAATAAACACCTACAAAGTACTACAGCTAAGCGTGCTGCAAAATTTAACACAGATGATGTAAACGATGTTAGAGATATTGTTCAAGAAGCCTTACGTTCTCCAGATGCTCAGTTTTTTCCAAACAATACTGATGGTTCTGTCAGAGTTGTTACTGACTTAAAAAGACCAATTGGAACTAAAGGGCAAACTAAAGTTCGCGTAATTATAGGGAATGATGGTGAGATATGGAACGCTTTTCCAGTAAACACAAATTAG
- a CDS encoding DUF7878 domain-containing protein encodes MERFSSKHKLEIVFNIVSVPFCLEGAKTVADIEGNLIVYIKKRIFLKEEDILLLEFAIILNRWLQNIQNHEIKNFYYESMNYEEQPILEFVKIDEKKWNLQSVWEEFKNDEYVDFNELLTAATNYITKLKHELKQEFNLDVCDLMK; translated from the coding sequence ATGGAACGCTTTTCCAGTAAACACAAATTAGAAATAGTTTTTAATATTGTTAGTGTGCCTTTTTGCTTAGAAGGCGCAAAAACAGTAGCAGATATTGAAGGGAACTTGATTGTATACATAAAAAAAAGAATATTTCTTAAAGAGGAAGATATTTTATTGCTAGAGTTCGCAATTATTTTAAATAGATGGCTACAAAATATTCAAAATCACGAAATCAAAAATTTCTATTATGAATCAATGAATTATGAAGAACAGCCCATCTTAGAGTTTGTTAAAATTGACGAGAAAAAATGGAATTTACAATCTGTATGGGAAGAATTTAAAAATGATGAATACGTTGATTTCAATGAACTTTTAACAGCAGCAACAAATTACATAACAAAACTAAAACATGAACTTAAACAGGAATTTAATCTAGATGTTTGTGATTTAATGAAATAA
- a CDS encoding RHS repeat domain-containing protein, which produces MNRTTTYTYDALNRQVSVKDPLNHVTTTNYDSVGNVTTITDPLNNTTTYSYDALNRVNAVTNAEGNTVTTEYDGMGNVVGVTDELGRTTEFGYNERNEQTSVTNALGYTTKSEYDSAGNLISVTDARGNTTSYEYDKLNRLISEIDANNQDVNYQYDGASQLKSAFDPDSAYSYQYDLAGRLTQVDNVSTTNVPNVVFNYTYDPVDNLTQVTDSIDGVERGIETFAYDELDRVTSITQSGNGVEDKRVDYTYDAASQMTQVSRYKDLAGTQPVAESNYKFDEAGSLTELTHNSDGETISAYEWAYDQANRITQATSPDGTSDYNYDKTDQLTDAEHSYQEDESYTYDENGNRKGYGYVTGENNQLLSDGKYNYEYDSEGNRTKRTSIATGEVTNYSWDYRNRLTGVVTKDSGGNVIKQADYTYDVFDRRIGKSVDSNGDGVAEKVEKFVYDGDHIALVFDGEGNQIERFFHGTGVDSVIAQENASGKVLWALTDNQGSVRAIRS; this is translated from the coding sequence TTGAATCGTACTACTACCTATACTTATGATGCCCTCAACCGTCAGGTTTCTGTAAAAGACCCTCTAAATCACGTTACCACTACCAATTATGATAGTGTAGGCAACGTTACGACGATTACCGATCCCTTAAACAATACTACTACCTACAGTTACGATGCTTTGAATCGAGTTAATGCGGTAACCAATGCAGAAGGAAATACAGTAACGACTGAATATGATGGAATGGGTAATGTTGTTGGTGTAACTGATGAGTTGGGACGTACTACTGAATTTGGTTATAACGAGCGCAATGAGCAAACTTCAGTAACAAACGCCTTGGGATATACTACCAAATCCGAATATGATTCGGCAGGTAATCTAATCTCCGTCACCGATGCGAGAGGCAATACCACCAGCTACGAATACGATAAATTAAATCGTTTAATATCTGAAATCGATGCCAATAATCAAGATGTTAATTATCAATACGACGGGGCGAGTCAGTTAAAGTCTGCATTTGACCCTGATTCGGCTTATAGTTATCAGTACGATCTCGCTGGAAGATTAACTCAGGTTGATAATGTAAGTACGACTAATGTTCCTAATGTAGTGTTTAACTACACCTATGACCCCGTTGATAATCTGACTCAAGTTACGGACAGCATCGATGGAGTCGAGCGAGGAATTGAAACTTTCGCCTACGACGAACTAGACCGCGTTACTTCTATTACTCAGTCTGGAAATGGGGTAGAAGATAAACGAGTTGATTATACCTATGATGCTGCTTCTCAGATGACGCAAGTATCTCGTTATAAGGATTTAGCGGGTACTCAACCTGTAGCTGAATCTAATTATAAGTTTGATGAAGCTGGAAGTCTTACTGAGTTAACTCACAATAGCGATGGAGAAACTATTTCTGCCTACGAATGGGCTTATGACCAGGCTAATCGGATTACTCAGGCTACTTCACCTGATGGGACTTCTGATTATAACTATGATAAGACTGACCAGTTAACTGATGCGGAGCATAGTTATCAAGAGGATGAATCGTATACTTATGACGAGAATGGTAATCGTAAGGGTTATGGTTATGTAACTGGTGAGAATAATCAATTACTCTCGGATGGTAAGTATAACTATGAATATGACTCCGAAGGTAACAGAACTAAGAGGACATCTATTGCTACTGGTGAGGTAACGAACTATTCTTGGGATTATCGTAATCGTCTAACTGGAGTTGTAACGAAAGATAGTGGTGGTAATGTTATTAAACAAGCTGACTATACCTATGATGTCTTTGATAGAAGGATAGGTAAATCAGTAGATAGTAATGGGGATGGTGTAGCGGAGAAGGTAGAGAAGTTTGTTTATGACGGCGACCATATTGCGTTAGTCTTTGATGGCGAGGGGAATCAAATCGAAAGATTCTTCCACGGTACTGGGGTAGATTCGGTTATCGCACAGGAGAATGCTTCGGGTAAGGTGCTTTGGGCATTGACCGATAATCAGGGTTCGGTCAGGGCGATCCGATCTTAG
- a CDS encoding uracil-DNA glycosylase: MIKQTQLFELQSEKSTQKLTFYSSLEKLNRVCLKCDRCPLSQQRKRVVIGRGKIRPDLAVIGEAPGKLEDKVGQPFVGDSGKFLLKMLQAVQLDSNVYFTNVVRCRPPDNRKPSAEEIKACKPYLIDELRLIEPKIIICAGATAVAGLTGKRESITSLRGKWLDWEGISVIPIFHPAYLLRNPSLQKDSPKWQTWQDLIAVKLKLERISALNSHRS, from the coding sequence ATGATTAAACAAACTCAATTGTTTGAATTACAGTCAGAAAAATCAACTCAAAAATTAACTTTTTATTCTTCCTTAGAAAAACTAAATCGAGTCTGTCTAAAATGCGATCGCTGTCCTTTAAGTCAACAACGCAAACGAGTAGTAATTGGAAGAGGCAAGATTAGACCCGATCTGGCAGTTATTGGTGAAGCTCCAGGCAAACTAGAAGATAAGGTAGGACAACCTTTTGTTGGTGATTCGGGTAAATTTTTATTAAAAATGCTTCAAGCGGTACAACTCGATTCTAATGTTTACTTTACTAATGTAGTTCGTTGCCGTCCTCCAGATAACCGCAAACCCAGTGCAGAAGAGATTAAAGCTTGTAAACCCTACTTAATCGATGAACTCAGACTGATCGAACCGAAAATAATTATCTGTGCTGGAGCAACTGCCGTAGCTGGATTGACAGGTAAAAGAGAAAGTATCACTTCATTACGTGGTAAATGGCTCGATTGGGAAGGTATTTCTGTTATACCTATCTTTCACCCTGCTTATCTATTACGCAATCCTTCTCTTCAAAAAGACAGTCCTAAATGGCAGACTTGGCAGGATTTGATAGCCGTTAAGCTTAAGTTAGAAAGAATTTCTGCTTTAAACAGTCATCGCAGTTAA
- a CDS encoding type II toxin-antitoxin system RelE/ParE family toxin, translated as MAINIEYTDEFGQWWSDLTVSQQNDVAVVIMLLEERGVSLGFPYSSKINGSRHSGMRELRIQSQGNPIRIFYMFDPRRTAILLIGGDKTGDNRFYESFIPIADKLYDIYLEEIKREGLI; from the coding sequence ATGGCAATAAATATTGAATATACCGATGAATTTGGTCAATGGTGGTCGGATTTAACCGTTAGCCAACAAAATGATGTTGCTGTTGTAATAATGCTTTTAGAAGAAAGAGGAGTTAGTTTGGGGTTTCCTTATTCTTCTAAAATTAATGGTTCTCGGCATTCGGGGATGCGAGAGCTACGAATTCAATCTCAAGGAAACCCAATTAGAATTTTCTATATGTTTGACCCCAGACGTACTGCAATTTTACTAATCGGTGGTGACAAGACTGGAGATAATCGTTTCTATGAAAGTTTTATTCCAATAGCAGATAAACTTTACGACATTTATTTAGAAGAAATTAAACGGGAGGGTTTAATATGA
- a CDS encoding XRE family transcriptional regulator produces the protein MSGHHSFNKLTAEFTAERRAEIANRASKLKTEMALNELRQAFQLSQSELASKLNVKQPAISRLEQRTDMYVSHLRQIIEAMGGQLDIVARFPDGEVKITNFDFTNSSSSNSPSN, from the coding sequence ATGAGCGGACATCACTCTTTCAATAAACTAACGGCTGAATTTACTGCCGAACGCAGAGCAGAAATAGCTAATAGAGCATCAAAATTGAAAACGGAAATGGCTTTAAACGAATTGCGTCAAGCTTTCCAACTCTCTCAATCAGAATTAGCTTCAAAGCTTAACGTCAAACAACCAGCGATTTCTCGTCTCGAACAACGTACTGATATGTATGTTTCTCACCTACGTCAAATTATTGAGGCTATGGGAGGTCAGTTAGATATAGTAGCTCGTTTTCCTGATGGTGAAGTCAAGATTACCAATTTTGATTTTACCAATTCTTCTTCAAGTAATTCTCCTTCTAATTAA
- a CDS encoding ATP-dependent DNA helicase encodes MHNINLTEVPTVSNLDNLKSNNLSFQLQERLQSLISSFELDLTASQQKAITKLWQFIHSPDHFFLLAGYAGTGKSTIVFAVIKELIRLGKRVALTAPTNKAVEVIRNIAIKQGLAVDCFTIHQLLGLSIVDNLGKRSLEQITPNKVFFYDLVFLDECSMVGKKLWNSITDQFFDRNLLLSNRKLILMGDPAQLYPVGEGLSPTFKIKNKIVMKEVVRQTGDSPLLDFVTATRAAIKFKSQIFYPQSCFNFGDKTNGAFKVSRKTLINYALKQIQANFERDPDCFRILCYTNKQVNYYNQIIRQEIYGVDSPRYTIGERLIAKKAIFNPEGKVITISTSTEFIVLDAVETKYFNYRAYRLKISDGKSIEQIYVLHESEQKRFQIDLEAKLNLAKEKPFFWHRYYQFRDKIFAGVDNCYSLTVHNSQGSTFEQGVIDSKDLIKRLYVGDESEQKKLKEYHRLWYVGSSRMQNKLLFT; translated from the coding sequence ATGCATAATATTAATTTAACTGAAGTACCTACTGTATCCAACCTCGACAATCTAAAATCAAATAACTTAAGTTTTCAACTTCAAGAGCGATTACAATCTCTAATTTCATCTTTTGAACTCGACCTAACAGCAAGTCAACAAAAAGCAATAACTAAACTATGGCAGTTTATTCATTCTCCCGACCATTTTTTTCTCTTAGCTGGTTATGCAGGTACGGGTAAATCTACCATTGTTTTTGCCGTCATCAAAGAATTAATCCGCTTGGGTAAAAGAGTTGCTCTTACTGCTCCTACTAATAAAGCAGTAGAAGTAATCAGAAATATCGCCATCAAACAAGGTCTTGCAGTAGATTGTTTTACTATTCACCAGTTGCTGGGTTTATCTATCGTGGATAATCTAGGTAAGCGCAGTCTAGAACAAATTACTCCCAACAAAGTATTTTTCTACGATCTGGTATTTCTCGACGAATGTTCGATGGTGGGAAAAAAGTTGTGGAATTCGATTACCGACCAATTTTTTGACCGCAATCTTTTACTATCTAATCGTAAATTAATCCTCATGGGCGACCCCGCACAACTATACCCAGTCGGTGAAGGTTTGTCTCCTACTTTTAAAATCAAGAATAAAATAGTAATGAAAGAAGTAGTCAGACAGACTGGAGATAGTCCCCTACTGGATTTTGTTACTGCTACTAGAGCTGCAATTAAATTCAAATCGCAAATATTTTATCCCCAATCTTGTTTTAATTTTGGCGATAAGACTAACGGTGCGTTTAAAGTTAGCAGAAAAACATTAATTAACTATGCTTTAAAACAAATTCAAGCTAACTTTGAGCGTGACCCTGATTGTTTTAGAATCCTCTGCTATACCAATAAGCAAGTTAACTATTACAATCAAATTATTCGTCAAGAAATTTATGGCGTAGATAGCCCTCGCTATACTATTGGCGAACGCTTGATTGCTAAAAAAGCTATCTTTAATCCAGAAGGTAAAGTTATTACAATTTCTACTTCTACTGAATTTATTGTTCTCGATGCAGTTGAAACCAAATACTTTAACTATCGGGCTTATCGTTTGAAAATTAGTGATGGTAAATCGATCGAACAAATATATGTTTTACACGAATCGGAACAAAAAAGATTTCAAATTGACTTAGAAGCTAAACTAAATCTTGCTAAGGAAAAACCTTTTTTTTGGCATAGATACTATCAGTTTAGAGATAAAATATTTGCTGGAGTTGATAACTGTTACTCTCTTACAGTACACAATTCTCAAGGTAGTACCTTTGAGCAGGGGGTAATTGATAGTAAAGATTTAATCAAACGCTTGTATGTCGGTGATGAATCGGAACAAAAAAAGCTCAAGGAATATCATCGTCTATGGTATGTAGGAAGTTCGAGAATGCAGAATAAATTGTTGTTTACTTAA
- the dnaN gene encoding DNA polymerase III subunit beta: MTETIITKERKRRTTSTISSRKKTTNSTTKASKTEPARSESSESTRTEIELSCARTDLETALTYVRKGVPQNPHHPLLHHVSLVADSESNTLELTTNSLDFGMNTKIKAKVSQAGRLTVSLEVLDKLIKKFPQGQIKLTAIVTEVTKEKDSNWQGDSCQLILAPDNEDAQFELEACLGDEFPTLPQVTSRLLTIPASILLKQISSALISVATKQDNKMLTGVRFKFTVDAKNLARIDTISTDSSRLTFTTSLQPMNKVKLTTDTSFTLSAKVLKELKNNLTATSSEQQIRVYYDELESSEESQAKSAAIMFAWDDKRIVALVMQGDYPDLSAVREMVDKNDKIAVFNRLTLLQSLQRLAVLSEGKNKILHISLADERANFKVQRSGIGKGRESHSIVMSGEAASIHFNIKNLIDIVSTIESDEVCLKLLDSQSPCLIEAYGTYESSTIPVKVEHIIAPLLVE, from the coding sequence ATGACCGAAACTATCATTACTAAAGAAAGAAAACGTAGAACAACCTCTACAATAAGTTCTAGAAAAAAAACGACAAACTCTACAACTAAAGCCAGCAAAACCGAGCCAGCTAGATCCGAAAGTAGTGAATCGACTAGAACCGAAATAGAATTATCTTGCGCTCGCACAGACTTGGAAACTGCACTAACCTATGTTAGAAAAGGCGTACCTCAAAATCCCCACCATCCTCTACTCCATCATGTATCTTTAGTTGCCGATTCAGAGAGTAATACTTTGGAATTAACTACTAACAGTCTCGACTTCGGGATGAATACCAAAATTAAAGCCAAAGTCAGTCAAGCTGGTCGATTAACCGTCTCTTTAGAAGTTTTAGATAAGCTGATTAAAAAGTTTCCCCAAGGTCAAATTAAACTTACAGCAATAGTAACGGAAGTCACAAAAGAAAAGGATTCAAATTGGCAGGGGGACTCTTGCCAACTTATTTTAGCCCCCGATAACGAGGATGCCCAATTCGAGTTAGAAGCTTGTCTGGGTGATGAATTTCCCACACTACCTCAAGTCACCAGCAGGTTGCTGACCATTCCTGCTAGTATCTTGCTCAAACAGATATCCAGTGCCTTAATTAGCGTTGCCACCAAACAGGATAACAAAATGCTAACTGGAGTTCGGTTTAAGTTTACTGTTGATGCCAAGAACTTGGCTAGAATTGACACCATTTCTACCGATAGCAGCAGACTGACTTTTACCACTTCCCTTCAACCTATGAATAAAGTGAAACTGACTACTGATACTAGTTTTACTCTATCTGCTAAGGTACTCAAAGAACTGAAAAACAATTTGACTGCCACTTCATCCGAACAGCAAATTAGAGTTTACTACGATGAATTGGAATCTTCTGAAGAATCTCAAGCAAAAAGTGCTGCGATAATGTTCGCTTGGGACGATAAGCGCATTGTTGCCCTTGTCATGCAGGGTGATTATCCCGACCTTTCAGCAGTAAGGGAAATGGTCGATAAAAATGACAAAATAGCTGTATTTAATAGACTTACTTTACTTCAAAGTTTACAGAGATTGGCAGTACTTAGCGAAGGTAAAAATAAAATACTGCATATATCTTTAGCTGATGAGCGGGCAAATTTCAAGGTGCAGCGTAGTGGCATCGGTAAAGGTCGAGAAAGTCATTCGATTGTCATGTCGGGAGAAGCAGCATCAATTCATTTTAATATCAAAAATCTGATCGATATCGTCAGCACGATTGAATCTGATGAGGTTTGCCTGAAGTTGCTAGATAGTCAAAGTCCCTGTTTGATAGAAGCTTACGGTACTTACGAGTCATCAACTATCCCAGTCAAAGTAGAACATATTATCGCACCTTTATTGGTGGAGTAA
- a CDS encoding GNAT family protein: MVLQIEPFDCKQHNRSKFSCGVESLDRYIRSQANQDLKKKIATVFVLIDAPDTNIMAYYTLSSYTVEITEIDNSLAKRLPRYPLLPATLLGRLAVDNRYRGQHLEELILVDALKKSLEATEKVASLAVIAEAIDEKAVYFYRKYGFRSFVNSPMKLYFPMQSIRELCQSLNI, translated from the coding sequence ATGGTATTACAGATTGAACCTTTTGATTGCAAGCAACACAATCGTTCAAAATTTAGTTGTGGAGTAGAAAGTCTAGATCGCTATATACGCTCTCAAGCCAATCAAGACTTGAAAAAAAAGATTGCAACGGTATTTGTTTTAATCGATGCTCCCGATACTAATATCATGGCATACTACACTCTCTCTTCCTATACCGTCGAAATAACAGAAATAGATAATTCCTTAGCCAAACGTTTGCCACGCTATCCCCTTCTACCTGCTACTTTGTTGGGTCGTCTGGCAGTAGATAATAGATATCGAGGTCAGCATTTAGAAGAATTAATATTGGTTGATGCTCTCAAAAAATCGTTAGAAGCAACAGAAAAAGTAGCTTCTCTTGCAGTGATTGCCGAAGCTATAGATGAAAAAGCAGTCTATTTCTATCGTAAATACGGTTTTCGTTCCTTTGTAAATAGTCCGATGAAACTCTATTTTCCCATGCAATCGATTCGAGAATTATGTCAGAGTTTAAATATTTAG
- the dnaB gene encoding replicative DNA helicase yields MNDNHLPPTNIEAEEAILGGILLDPKAITIVADILPVEAFSISTHQQIYKAALLLHHKDKQVDLMTVSTWLSDHKLLEKVGGTTKLAQLLNRTVSAVNIDRYSLLVLDKYQRRRLIAAGHEIVDLGYDTAIELETVFDFAESKLFALTTDKKDKFTTEPINDCLADIFNELEQGSLPLFSTGLTDLDSLIGGLTKQDLIIVAARPSMGKSWFACYLANHIAIKEKKPVVFFSAEMSRKQLTKRFLAMHTGIDSQRLMNNVIYEDEMDSLVNGLSNLAELPIEINDTPAEQLTPAKIRSELRKIQSKRGELGLVVLDYIQKLGDRAAGNRAQVIGKYSGACKDIAKQFNVPFVVLAQINRGVESQSNKRPAMASLKDSGDIEQDGDLLLMLYRDEYYKSDTEDNGVMEVIVGKNRNGATGTCKVLFDPSVGAFCDYTS; encoded by the coding sequence ATGAATGATAATCATTTACCTCCCACTAACATTGAAGCTGAAGAAGCTATCTTAGGAGGAATATTACTCGACCCAAAGGCAATTACCATTGTTGCTGATATTCTACCAGTAGAAGCTTTTTCTATTTCTACTCATCAACAGATATACAAAGCAGCACTCTTGTTACATCACAAAGATAAGCAAGTAGATTTGATGACTGTTTCTACTTGGCTATCAGACCATAAATTACTGGAAAAAGTTGGAGGTACAACTAAATTAGCACAACTGTTAAATCGTACTGTATCAGCCGTTAATATTGACCGCTACAGTCTCTTGGTTTTAGATAAGTATCAGCGTCGTCGTTTAATTGCTGCTGGTCATGAAATAGTCGATTTAGGATACGATACAGCAATAGAATTAGAAACAGTCTTTGACTTCGCTGAATCCAAGCTCTTCGCTCTAACTACTGATAAGAAAGATAAGTTTACTACTGAACCAATTAATGACTGTCTAGCTGATATCTTCAATGAATTAGAACAAGGTTCATTACCTCTTTTTTCTACTGGTTTAACCGACTTGGATTCTTTAATTGGTGGTTTAACTAAACAGGATTTAATTATTGTTGCAGCACGTCCGAGTATGGGGAAGTCTTGGTTTGCTTGTTACCTGGCTAATCACATTGCTATTAAAGAGAAAAAGCCAGTAGTCTTCTTTTCTGCTGAAATGTCCAGAAAACAGTTGACTAAGAGATTTCTAGCGATGCACACGGGCATTGACTCTCAAAGATTAATGAACAATGTCATCTATGAAGATGAGATGGATTCTTTAGTTAATGGTTTGAGTAATTTAGCTGAATTACCCATCGAGATTAATGACACTCCAGCCGAACAATTAACCCCTGCTAAAATTCGTTCTGAGTTGAGGAAAATCCAATCGAAAAGAGGAGAACTAGGATTAGTTGTACTGGACTACATTCAGAAACTAGGAGACAGAGCAGCAGGGAATAGAGCGCAAGTTATCGGCAAATATAGTGGGGCTTGTAAGGATATTGCCAAACAGTTTAACGTACCATTTGTTGTCTTAGCTCAAATTAACCGAGGTGTTGAATCTCAAAGTAATAAGCGTCCTGCTATGGCTTCCTTGAAAGACAGTGGAGATATTGAACAAGACGGCGATCTTCTTTTAATGCTTTATCGAGATGAATATTACAAGTCGGACACTGAGGATAATGGAGTGATGGAAGTAATTGTAGGGAAGAATCGCAATGGTGCTACTGGGACTTGTAAGGTTTTATTCGACCCATCAGTCGGAGCTTTTTGTGACTATACAAGCTAG